From Maylandia zebra isolate NMK-2024a linkage group LG11, Mzebra_GT3a, whole genome shotgun sequence, one genomic window encodes:
- the med18 gene encoding mediator of RNA polymerase II transcription subunit 18: MEAPPVTVMPVTGGTINMMEYLLQGSVLDQALESLLHRLRGLCDNMEPETFTDHELVYLLKGQQGNPFILRARRSLSHPTAPWHLRYLGQSEVGDKSRHALVRNCVDVAATHSLPEFLNEMGFRMDHEFVSNGHIFRKGAMKIVVSKLSRILVPGNTENTEHLSLSYLVELSVLAPAGQDTVSEDMRSFAEQLKPLVHLEKIDPSKQRH, from the exons ATGGAGGCGCCACCTGTTACTGTAATGCCTGTCACTGGGGGCACAATTAACATGATGGAGTATCTGTTACAAG GGAGTGTGTTGGACCAGGCCCTGGAAAGCCTCTTGCATCGCCTTCGAGGTCTGTGCGACAACATGGAACCTGAGACTTTTACTGATCATGAGTTGGTTTACCTTCTCAAAGGCCAGCAAGGAAATCCCTTCATTTTGCGTGCCCGCCGTTCCCTCTCCCACCCAACTGCTCCATGGCACCTACGCTACCTTGGTCAATCTGAAGTGGGAGACAAGAGTCGCCACGCTTTGGTACGCAACTGTGTTGATGTTGCTGCCACTCACAGCCTTCCGGAGTTCCTCAATGAGATGGGCTTCCGCATGGACCATGAGTTTGTCAGCAATGGACACATATTTCGTAAAGGTGCAATGAAAATTGTGGTCAGTAAGCTGTCACGCATACTTGTACCAGGGAATACAGAAAACACTGAGCATCTATCACTTTCATACCTGGTGGAGCTGAGTGTGTTGGCTCCTGCAGGACAAGACACTGTGTCAGAGGACATGCGCAGCTTTGCTGAACAACTCAAACCCCTGGTTCACTTGGAAAAGATTGACCCTAGCAAACAGAGACATTAG